The nucleotide sequence GGACAGGGCCAGTGGTGGGCAGGTCAGTGTTTACCCACCAGCTCTGCAGGGAGGAGCTGATCTGCCCCATTCATGGGTTTCCATGGCATGAGTATTCCTGCCAcagctggtgggaggtgaagcCAGTACACACAAGCAGCCCCAGGTGGCCCTGCACAGAGTAGGGGCTGCCCGCCCTCTGTGGGGTGGACCATGCTGAGGTTCTGGGCCTCCTAGCACGTCCTCTGCACAGAGAGCTGGGCTTGCCTGGTGCTTCCTTAGGAGTGAAGGAGGGATGGAGGCCGGCACAGGTGGGCGGGGAGGGGCCTGGCCCTGACATCTGGGCCACCAATCTGAGTGGTCACATGGGACTCTCGGACTTGGGTATACCTTAAGGCATGAAGACAGACCCCCCCATACTCACTTTGCATTCACAAACGGTGCACGCATCCTTTTTCCACTTGGTGTTGTTGGCGTGAGATTCACCCCCGGCATCCACGCACTCTGTGGTACTGAGCCGTGATTCAAGTTTCTTTATCTGCAGCAAAGCAAAGAACATTCATTCATTGGCCACTTCAGAGTAACAGCTTGGCTCTTGTATTAAAAGATGTTATTTCGCTGAAAATAATGCCTTAAAATAAACAACATTTGAGGGGAATATTTCTGAAGAACTTTTACAGAACCTCCAATGTCCTTATTAGACTGGCGGCGGCTGGCCAAACGCCCCAATGGAAGACGTCCCCACCAACGTGCTGTCAAATAAAAACCTTAGTCACAAAGGCGACATTCTCAGAGGACTGTGGGAGCAAGATTCAACCAGATGACAAGAACGTCCTGCACCTACACTTCCACCAGAACAAACGATGATCACTCAGAATCCCCAGAGTCAAGTCTGCCTTATTTTCCGAGTAACAACACCACTAGCTTTTCTCTGGAAGCACGGGGACCCATAACAAGGTGCCCTTTCCAACTGCTGTGCCATGCACAGGGGTAGTAGCAGGAGCCTCCTGGAAGGGTCTCCTTCCTCAAACCCTCTCTTGCATCTTGCAGGGCCGGGGGGCAGACAGGGTGACAGTGGCCGGAAATGCCTGGGCCATGAGGTGACCTTGGGAAGAGGCCACCCACAGCACAGCTCCAAGCCGCAGCAGGGACCCTGCACTGCGGAGGGTCCAGCAATCTCCACGAGTGAGAGAAAAGTAAACTCGCACCTCATTAAAACCATCCTGATTTGGGGTTTTCCGTCCCTTGCAAGTGAACCTAAACTGTCAGTGATGTCTGAAATGAACACAaattatttatcatatatatccCAATTCTTCTAATAAGCCTTCTCATAAAGCATGTTCAGCCACAGGTAAGGCTGTCTGCTTTGACCGATCAACGATGGCTGTGAATAACTTCAGCAAGTCACCCACTTCCTCATTTCAATTAAAACATCTTCTTTGATCTCCTGTCAGCCATAAGTGTGTGGTTCCCAACCTGCACAGCAGCAGTGTCTCACCTATGCACACATCATGCTGAAAAAGGTGGACGTCCCCTCACCGTACCATCTGCATTTCATAATGACAGCTGGACATCTAGGACCTAACTAGCCAAACAGTTACTCGCTTTGGGAAATGCCTCAGATACAGTTTCCAAATGAAAGCCATCTTTCCTGCATGCTTCATTCATTAGCAGCTGGCACTTAAGTTACCAAAGCTTAGAACTTTCTAGCTGAaaccatggggaaaaaaaaaaaaaagagggaagcctCAGGAACAGTGGCACAGGGGCCAGAGAGCACTTAGGGGTGGCAGCCAGGACGGTCTGCAGAGGTTCCAGGTGACCTGCATGTCACCTCTGTGTCTGCGGCTGACCTGCTTTAATTCACAGCCAGAGAGAAGCAGTGACCACGCCGGCCCATGTGCACCTCAGCAGCCACCAAGATACACGAACACCTCTGCACACACGCGGTGCAGGGAAATGACCACAGACAGCACACACCCTGTGCTGTCGCCGGCTGCAAACTCACAAGGAACATCCGCATTTCTCAGACCTAGCGCTGCCACCCAGGGAGCTGCCCGTTCATCCTGAGGGTGGAAGGGAAGTCCAGCATTGTGGACAGAATCAACAACATGGGAGGGCACAGGGCGTTGGTATTTGCAGACATAGGTGGGGTGGCTGGTCCCCCTCTGCCTCTGCTCTGCTGTCCAGGGTCACCTGTGCACAAGGCCTGCCCTGAAAGACCTTGGGGTTCACAGACCCCCCCTCCCCAGTGGACCCCCCAGGGCACCCAGGCCCCAGCACGGACCCCAAGGGTCAGCCTGGGTTTTTCTCAGCTTCTCTCCTAGTGCCAGGGGGAGCTGAGTGAACACTGCCTGCTGTCCACTTGGGCAGCTGCCAGGGGATGTGCACCCGGTCTCTAGGCTGCAGAAGGAGGAAGACCTGCCACGTGTTGTCCACTCTGACAGCTGCCTGAGGACTTGCACCTGGTCTCTAGGCtacagaggcaggaggacctgCAGATGCATGGGATGAGGGGGCAGGCAGAGGAGCAGTCAGGGTACCTCTCCCTGTGGCTGGGGGTTACCTTGGGGCTACACTAGGAGATGACGGAAGTTTCTCCCAAACCTAAGGGCTAAGAGTCCTGTGAGTAGGAAAGGAGCTGCGTTTACAGATTAAATGTGCTGCAGACAGCCAGGACCTGCTCACCCTGGGAATAGCATCCACACCAGCGGAGTGAACGCACTTCCTTTCATTTAGCCGTGGATCTCAATCTCCACCCCCTTACGTAAAATCCCAGAGATAACCCCCACCGCAGGCTCTGGAGAAAGCAGAAGTAAGTTCCCGGGATAGGAAGGAAAGGACAGAACTCATTTCCACAGAGCCCCAGAGAAGAGCCCCGTCTGAAAATCCCTGTGGTCGTACCACAGACACCAGGACGTTCCGCACACCCGGAGAGGCTGGATCAGGCATGGAGGGCTGACCTGGAAACGCCTCCTTACCACGCCCTGGGAGAGATGATTCAGTTATTCCTGAATGAGAGGCTTAAGAGCAGGACTTCATGTTTGAACTCTCCTACAGCACCCTAATCCCGTGTTCCCTCCAGCAAGGTCACCTGGCCGTGACACAGATTGCCCCTGCCCGGTGACCCCCATCTGTTGGGAAACCCAGGGACACCAGTGGCACATGGCCCAGCCCGACCCAGCATGCAGAAATGACACTCCCAAGGCTCCAGGGTAGGGGTCCCGTGTGGGCAGTTGAGCAGTCGCCTGGGAATAAAGCGCTATACCCGGAAGGTTCGGGCAGGGCTGTGCTGCTGTGGAATCTTGGAGGCGGGGACACAGGCCCCCAGGCACCTCACCTGTGTTCTGAGGTCTGTGATGGTCTTCTGCATTTCCAGAACAAACTCTCTGAAGTCATTTGTCCCGGGTGCATCTGAGCGTGTGCTGAAGGCTGAGGTGTTGTTGCTGAGATATTCCCCCTGTCTCCCAACACTGTGgtgaggggaaaggaggaggagggaaatatAACCTCGGCAGGTCACGGCGGGTCTCATTTCAAGCCTTCCTGGGTATGCACCACCCCTGATGCTCTGAGCGGGCAGCACAGCAGGACGCAGGCTGCAGCCTGGCCCCCAGTGCCCCGGGACGTCCCTGCCAGGAACCATCCTCGCCACAAGCCCACAGCAGGATGCCGGTCCTACTGCCCGATGCCCGCGGTGCGAGGGCCCCTCTGCACATCATTTGACCTCAGAGACCACCATACCTGGGTACTTTCCGTGGTCTTGTTTTCTTGGTCGGCTTGTCCTCCTGGTAGCTGAACTCAAGCGACCGTCTGCCTCGGAAATGATAGGAAAAGGCATTGAACTGCCCCCTGGTCCTACAGTCTAAAATGGAAGCACAAAGCAGAATGTCAGCTCTGAAGGCTCTGACCTCGGAGAAATTAAGCACATCCTGCCTACTATGAACAGTCCTCACTGGCTGCCCGTGGAGCAAACTGTGGCACCTTTCAGTCAGGCAACCTGGCAGCTGGTCTGCGGCTCTTACCCTCTCCTGGTCTGAGGGGCCAAGCCTCTCTCCACCTGTGCCCCAGCCCGCGTGACCTTATGGTGCTGGCCGCCCTGAGGACACTGAGGAGGCCCACCACACCATCTAACCGCACCCTCGCTGAGTTCCCTCCACCCACAGATGGAGGCTCAGGCACTCTGCCTCAGAGATCACAGTCTGCTGTTTCTGGGGGTCCCTCTCTTATGGCCAGGTGACAATCTGCACTCTGGAATGGAGTGCCTTAAAATTATGCTACACTCCTTGCGTCATACTGCCAGCCCCACTGTCAGACAAGAGGTGGCCTGACCCTGCTTCTCCTGAATGTAGCCCAAACACCTCCCTGCCTAGGTGTGGCTTCCTTCTCAACCTGTGGTGGGCTGAGAAGCCCTCAATGCTATGCCTCACCTGAGCCCCAGGTGAGTGAGGGGCCCTCAGTGCTGTGTCCCTCCTGGTCCCTGGGTGAGTGAGGGGCCCTCAGTGCCGTGTCCCCCCTGGGCCCTGTGGACACACTATCTAACGAAGTGATGGGGTGTTCGGTCTGTCTTGTACATCATCCTCACCCAAGAAAGCTGTGGCAGAGCATGAAAGTGAAGGGCAAATATGGACCTTTGCAACATGCTAATGTCTCAGGAAGCCACTGGAGTAGAAATTCTATGAGAAGAGAAGAGGCACGTGCCGCATAAACCTCAGACCCCATGCTAGCTTTCCTGTCTCCCTTGAAGGGCGGCCGGCTCCTTCTGGTCTAGCATTTGCCTGACTGGCTGGAAAGAGTATCTTCAAGACAGAGACCTAAAGCTCCCTCTGCCCCCACAGCAGAGCCCATAAACAGTCCCACTGAATGACCCACTATTTATTTCCACAGTTAACTATACAGCTTCTGAGTAAACCCAGCTGGCTGGACCCCTCGCTTATTCCACCCACAAATCGTCTCAGGAGCACAGAAGAGCAGAGTTTCTTAAAACTCCTGGGCACACAAATACATCATAAAACAGCAGCTGCCTCCCAGACTACCGCAGCCCCTCCCAGCAACACCTGGGGTAAAGAATGAGCCTCACTGGCAGGTGGCAGGTCCCCCCAGGGCTGTGCAGGTCTGGGGTGGGTCCCCGGTAGAATTACAGGGCGACAGGGAAGCAGCAGGGCCAGGACACGGTCCCAGGCACTGTGGGGTCCCTGCCAAAGCACACACCAGCCCCAACCCCAGAACTCTTTGATGGGACCTCTGTCCCTCCAGGATGGCCATCTCTTCCTCACGCCCCAGGGCACGGCTGGGCCACACCTGCCCAGCGACCTGGCCTGCACCTgctctgtgctgcccaggctggccaagCCAGGAGCAGGCTGGCTTCCTGGACCTAGTGCAGACCCCACACAGCACTTGTTGTAGGCATCAATGAAGTGAATGATGAAGAGTTGCAGCTCAAGGACGTTCGCTTtaaatgtgtctttttatttttttatttttttgggacagttttgctcttgttgcccaggctggagtgcaatggcacgatctcagctcactggaacctctgcctcccgggttcaagcgattctcctgcctcagcctcccatgtagctgggattacaggtgcccatcaccacgcctggctaatttttgtatttttgtagagatggggtttcaccatcttggccaggctagtctcgaactcctaacctcaggtgatccacctgcctcggcctcccaaagtgctgggattacaggcatgtgccaccgcccAGCCCCCaagatgtcttttttaaaaagtttaattgaaaAGTAAATAGCAATTGACATTTGGTTCTGTCAAATCTGAgttctgttttcatatttttctgctgTATTTAGATATGTCTTTTggggtaaaataaaaacaggtaaaGCTTATCAAATATTCTCTAAGCTGTGTCAGCTGAAGGCCATGCCTGGTATTTTAAGAGGGAAAAGTATCCGGAAGAAACAATGTCAGCAATTGCTTCAGGCAGCTAAGCCTCTCCCACAGTGCCCTGAGAGGAGGAGGGGCTTGTAACATGAGGGGAACAAAGACTGGCTTTAAAGATGAAGTCTTTCAAAGGACTTTGGATTTTCttagcaaaagaacagaaaacctgGCTGTATTTCTTAATAAGCAGCTAACAGGGGCCTGGTAAAGTtatcagaaaatgggtttttgtaTCATTGGCTTTTCCTAATCATTTTCAAGAGCACAATTTTCTACAAACAGAACAAATTTTCTACTATGCTTGTAGAAAAGCATTTTGAATTGGATAAACCAGTGaggatataaaacaaaaacaaaaacaaaacaataaaacaaaaaacagatacaaGTTTCCAACAGATGTAATAACAAGCATGTAAATAATTTGGGAAATTGGGTACCTCacaagcataattttattttttatgtgaattcTCCTATCATATATACttccatgcatgtgtgtgtgggtggtggtgggggcagaTGAGGAGGCAGATGCAGAATTAGatcacacacaccccccacacacgcCCCACAGGTACACACACTCCACATACACCCCCCACAgtcgcacacagacacacaggcacacactctCTAAGAAGAAGCTGCTAAAACACAGCTCTATTATCAATGCAGATTTCAACGCTTACTAAATTAAATAAGATCTTGGCCAGAACTATTACTTCAGGAAAAATGAGGTGGTGGATAATATGTGTACAGTGTCTGAACTTTGCGTGTCTCTTCTTAAACTACCAAGTGTCCACAGACACCACAAGCTCCAGAGTGCCGGGTGAGGGCGGGGTCTGGCCCCACCTCCTGGTCACGCTCACCGCAGGTCCCCAGATCCCCCCATTGTGGTGGGCACTCCACAACTTGGGTTCTAAACATCCCCAGTTTGGTATTTTATGGGACTCTGATCATAGTTTGAATAAAGCCAAAATTATGTTCAAATTAGTAACGGAAATGGAGGTTAACCAAGACTGGGAGTTAGGAATGCGAAGCAGGAACTCAGCCAGGAGAACCATCGCCGCGCACAGCAGGCCACTGACGCCTCTGCAGGGAAGACGGACCTGGCATGCCAGGGCACGAGTGGCGGGGCTGTGGGATTGATATCAGGGCATCCCTCAGCTACAGGCCCACCGCCCTCCCCGCGCCAATCATGAGACCACCTCCTACCTGCAGGGCTCCTCACAAGATATTTTATAACAACTATCTTCAGTCATTTACATTAGAGATACTTAGAACATTcagattaatttttaagaaaacctGATATATTTGATATGCTTCTTTCATATTTTGATTTTCGTCTTTTATCTGGCTACACAAGTACTGGAAGCTAGACATACATTAGGTTTTAAGGAAAAATTAGGGGCACACCGTGCTGAAGTCTGGGTTTCTGTTTCTCTTAGTGTTTTAGTTATGACGAATGTTCTCCCACAGCACTGCCAATTCCTCAGAATCATCACCTTTGTTTATACTTTTGGCTCCGCAGTCCATCTCAGCATGGATACAGCACAATTTAAATCTAAAgctcaatattttgttttcagttttcaagATTAGGACGACATCTGCAGGTAATTAAGCACCCACCAAGCAGTCACCAAAACCAGGGGTGAAAAAGGAACAGACGTGGTGCCTCTGGCACGCACCTTCACAGCAGTCCTGCCACACCCGGAGGTCCACCCTGGGGATCTCGTCACAGCTGCCGTAGCCGTGAGGGAACTCCGCCACCCTGAACACGTCGCTCTGCACTCGGGTGATGTTGTCCGCATTGTCGCACAGGATCCTGGCCAGCGACGTCTGCTTGATCTGAGTCAGCTGGGCCGGGGAGAACACCCCGGGGTTCTCATACCACAACCTGGATCCCCCAAAATGAAAGCAGGATCAGAGAAGGGTAGGAGACTCACAGGTCACCAGGAGCTGAGTTAAAATCTCCCCCTTCTTAGTTCACAGCAATACAGAAATCACTAGGTTTGATTAGGTGTCACTTAAAAATGGACTCACACACTGCTCACATCCCCTACTCCATAACAAAACCAAAGGCAGACAATCTGGTATAAAAATgacagtgttggccaggcgcggtggctcacgcctgtaatcccagcactttgggaggctgaggcggggcagatcacgaggtcaggagattgagaccatcctggctaacatggtgaaaccccgtctctactaaaactacaaaaaattagcatgatgtggtggtgggcgcctgtagtcccagctactcgggaggctgaggcaggagaatggcgtgaacctgggaggcggagcttgcagtgagccgagatcgcaccactgcactccagcctgggagacagagcaagactccgtctcaaaacaaaaaacaaaaacaacaacaacaaaaaaacgacAGTGTTAGCTCTTCTGACTAGCAAGAAAGACGATgggcaacttaaaaaaaaaagctggtatGGCAGTTATTTCAGATCTGCTGAAATAGTTAGTAATAGGTAGGGTCTGCCTTTCCACTACATTAAAGTAATAACAGTAGACTAGAGATAAAACAAAGATCTTGCCCCAAAGCCCAAACTCCTCTCAAGTCCCACAGAGGTTAAGCTGTATGGACTGTCCAGTAGGTTTACAGGAAGAGAAATATTCCTATAAATGAAGGGGTGGGAAAAGCATCTTTAAACCTGGTGTGGTTGAGTTTTGAGGCTGCAAGGACATGTTAGCCCAAGGCGGTGCACAGAAGACACCAGGGCCTCAGCGCCTTCCTCATTCTCAACCGGGGACACACAGAAGACATTAAGCCCTCGTGCCTCCCTCACTCTCAACCAGGACAGCTCTTCTCCTCTGGAGTCCCTGAGAGGTGGCTTAGGAGCGTGCTCCCCTTTCTGGTGCACGTGCTCACCTGTCCCCATCTCGCAGGCGCTTGAACTGTGTGCTGAGAAGACACATCAGCGTGGGGCCCAGCCGGCTGCCAGGCACCAGGTCCTCCACCATGAGCGCTGGAAACAGGTCGATGTTGAGTGTGGAGCCATACAACctaaaagatgaagagaaaactgaaatttaCCTAACAAAGCTGCacgtggtaaaaaaaaaaaaaaaaaaatacagcaaatataAAAACAGTTCTTTCTATCActattttacattatttagaattttacttaacaaagaaaatatttacttctttGCAGCATCTCTCCACAATGCTTTAAAGGATTTTCCCTACTTCTGTTATATATGTgagaccacacacacaaacacatttattataacaaatttagaaaagccaagaaaacaaggaagaaaatttaaGCCACAGCTTTTCCTACTATTCAGGGATAACCACACTTAACATCATAATGTATACCCttcctatctttttaaaataaacatatcaaCAATAAACTACATATAGCTAAATGTATATAGTTTATggttcatgtttatttttaaaagtatatacttttttttttgagacggagtctcgctctatcgcccaggctggagtgcaatggcacaatctcggctcactgcaagctccgcctcccgggttcacgccattctcctgcctcagcctctccgagtagctgggactacaggcacccgccaccacgcccggctaattttttgtatttttagtagagacggggtttcactgtggtctcgatctcctgacctcatgatccgcccgcctcggcctcccaaagtgctgggattacaagtgtgagccaccgcgcccggccaaaaagtatatacattttaaagaataacatTTGATTCTactatatattgaaaatatatttgccaTAAGAAAATATCTGCTAAGCAAAGACAGGGCAAAAAACTTAGGTTTATATGTTCAAGAACAAACATTTTCATTGACTTCTTCCAATTCCTCAGAAATATAGGCTTATAAGCAACATGTCACAACTTCTACTACAAATCATCTAATCTCATCTTAGAACTCGACTACGCAGCAGATGATGCCTGTTTCAACTGCTATTCAAAGCTCTACTcgatttttaacatatatatattctataattctCACTGCCCTTTTCTACAAAACTCAAATCAGTGACCACCAGCTGACCCCTAGGATCAAGAGAGATTTTGGTGCTTACTGAACAGGATGCACACAGGGCTGTGTCCTCAGTGGCCATTGGTCTTACCGTAGAATAAACACAATTTCATGTAAACTAGCATTTAGTCTTTCAAAGACAGACAAATTGTCCCTTTTTCTTCTAAGTTCAATGACATTCAGGCTGAACTTCTAGCTCTAAGATGTCCCCCGGGAGTGAAACTTGGTAAGGAGGACCCTGGCGGCATCTGGTCTGTGGCTGAGGACAGCACACTGGGGCCACCAGAAGCGTCCACACCTTTTCCCAGAGACCCCTCCTGCCCCAGGTGGCTCCTGCTCTGGGTGCCTGC is from Nomascus leucogenys isolate Asia unplaced genomic scaffold, Asia_NLE_v1 000873F_77034_qpd_obj, whole genome shotgun sequence and encodes:
- the LOC115834130 gene encoding LOW QUALITY PROTEIN: peroxidasin homolog (The sequence of the model RefSeq protein was modified relative to this genomic sequence to represent the inferred CDS: inserted 1 base in 1 codon); its protein translation is LPKILGEVGMRTLGEYQGYDPGINAGIFNAFATAAFRFGHTLVNPLLYRLDENFQPIAQGHLPLHKAFFSPFRIVNEGGIDPLLRGLFGVAGKMRVPSQLLNTELTERLFSMAHTVALDXAAINIQRGRDHGIRPNDYRVYCNLSAAHTFEDLKNEIKNPEIREKLQRLYGSTLNIDLFPALMVEDLVPGSRLGPTLMCLLSTQFKRLRDGDRLWYENPGVFSPAQLTQIKQTSLARILCDNADNITRVQSDVFRVAEFPHGYGSCDEIPRVDLRVWQDCCEDCRTRGQFNAFSYHFRGRRSLEFSYQEDKPTKKTRPRKVPSVGRQGEYLSNNTSAFSTRSDAPGTNDFREFVLEMQKTITDLRTQIKKLESRLSTTECVDAGGESHANNTKWKKDACTVCECKDGQVTCFVEACPPATCAVPVNIPGACCPVCLQKRAEEKP